Proteins from a genomic interval of Apteryx mantelli isolate bAptMan1 chromosome 5, bAptMan1.hap1, whole genome shotgun sequence:
- the CPXM1 gene encoding probable carboxypeptidase X1 has protein sequence MLRLPLALLLLAAAAPARGGGPDGAPRPAPPRRSQPPPAAGLPGGAAAGTAQSTGAGTPPASTGAPRATTASTPRGTAGPPRATTAGPPRATTASTPRGTAGPPRGTASTPRATTAGPPRGTTASTPRATTASTPRGTAGPPRGTAGTPAAGRPSTAAPTAAGPEGAARRRQGGDPGTKAPVPRKKIVRVKVIKKKVLKKKPKAAAKEAAAQPEPACPPLGLESLRVLDSQLRSSSDKRYGLGAHRGRLNIQSGLYDGDFYDGGWCAGHEDKEQWLEIDARRLTNFTGVITQGLNSIWTYDWVTSYKVQVSNDSRAWQPCRNGSREAVFPGNKDPETPVLNLLPAPVVARYIRINPQTWFPNGTICLRAEILGCPVPDPNNIYYWPSDPIPTDELDFRHHNYDEMRKLMRRVSQECPDITRVYSIGRSYLGLKMYVMEISDHPGRHEVGEPEFRYVAGMHGNEVLGRELLLNLMEYLCREYRRGNPRVVRLVTETRIHLLPSMNPDGYETAYKLGSELAGWAMGRWTYEGIDLNHNFADLNTALWDAEDNDLVPDRFPNHYIPIPEYYTFANATVAPETRAVIDWMQRYPFVLSANLHGGELVVTYPFDMTRTYWKAQELTPTADDGVFRWLATVYATSNLAMAREERRLCHYDDFARSGNIINGANWHTVPGSMNDFSYLHTNCFEITVELSCDKFPHASELPGEWENNRESLLLYMEQVHRGIKGVVRDADTDQGIADAIISVDGINHDVRTASDGDYWRLLNPGEYEVTARAAGYEEARRPCRVPFENEPAPCSFRLAKTPRQRRRELLARGARPPPDPPLRLRRRRLHRLRAHRRPPP, from the exons atgCTGCGGCTGCCCCTGGCCCTGCTCCTcctggccgcggccgccccggcccgggggggcggccccgacggcgccccgcgccccgcgccgccgcgccgctcccagccccccccggcggcggggctccccgggggggccgcggcgggcaccGCGCAGAGCACGGGGGCGGGCACCCCGCCGGCCTCCACCGGCGCCCCCCGGGCCACGACGGCGAGCACCCCCCGGGGCACGGCGGGCCCCCCCCGGGCCACGACGGCGGGTCCCCCCCGGGCCACGACGGCGAGCACCCCCCGGGGCACGGCCGGCCCCCCCCGGGGCACGGCCAGCACCCCCCGGGCCACGACGGCGGGTCCCCCCCGGGGCACGACGGCGAGCACCCCCCGGGCCACGACGGCCAGCACCCCCCGGGGCACGGcgggccccccccggggcacaGCGGGCACCCCGGCAGCGGGGCGCCCCAGCACCGCGGCGCCCACAGCCGCCGGCCCcgagggggcggcccggcggcggcaggggggggACCCGGGTACGAAAG CCCCGGTGCCCAGGAAAAAGATCGTGCGGGTTAAAGTGATAAAGAAAAAAGTCTTGAAGAAGAAGCCCAAGGCAGCGGCCAAGGAAGCGGCTGCCCAGCCGGAGCCGG CGTGTCCCCCGCTGGGGCTGGAGTCCCTGCGCGTGCTGGATTCCCAGCTCCGCTCCTCCAGCGACAAGCGCTACGGCCTGGGCGCCCACCGCGGGCGGCTCAACATCCAG TCGGGGCTCTACGACGGGGACTTCTACGACGGCGGCTGGTGCGCAGGGCACGAGGACAAGGAGCAGTGGCTGGAGATCGACGCCCGGCGGCTCACCAACTTCACCGGCGTCATCACGCAGGGCCTCAACTCCATCTGGAC GTACGACTGGGTGACGTCCTACAAGGTGCAGGTCAGCAACGACAGCCGCGCCTGGCAGCCGTGCCGCAACGGGAGCCGGGAGGCG gTGTTCCCGGGCAACAAGGACCCCGAGACGCCGGTGCTCAACCTGCTGCCGGCCCCGGTGGTGGCGCGCTACATCCGCATCAACCCCCAGACCTGGTTCCCCAACGGCACCATCTGCCTCCGCGCCGAGATCCTGGGCTGCCCGGTGCCCG ATCCCAACAACATCTACTACTGGCCCAGCGACCCCATCCCCACGGACGAGCTGGATTTCCGGCACCACAACTACGACGAGATGAGGAAG CTGATGCGGCGGGTGAGCCAGGAGTGCCCCGACATCACCCGCGTCTACAGCATCGGCCGGAGCTACCTGGGCCTCAAGATGTACGTCATGGAGATCTCCGACCACCCCGGGCGCCACGAAGTGG GAGAGCCGGAGTTTCGCTACGTGGCCGGGATGCACGGCAACGAGGTGCTGGGTCGGGAGCTGCTCCTCAACCTCATGGAATACCTGTGCCGGGAATACCGGCGGGGCAACCCGCGCGTGGTGCGCCTGGTCACCGAGACCCGCATCCACCTGCTGCCCTCCATGAACCCCGACGGCTACGAGACCGCCTACAAGCTG GGCTCGGAGCTGGCCGGATGGGCCATGGGGCGCTGGACCTACGAGGGCATCGACCTCAACCACAACTTCGCCGACCTCAACACGGCGCTGTGGGACGCTGAGGACAACGACCTGGTGCCCGACCGGTTCCCCAACCACTACATCCCCATCCCCGAGTACTACACCTTCGCCAACGCCACG gTGGCCCCCGAGACGCGCGCCGTGATCGACTGGATGCAGCGGTACCCCTTCGTGCTGAGCGCCAACCTGCACGGCGGCGAGCTGGTGGTCACCTACCCCTTCGACATGACGCGCACCTACTGGAAGGCGCAGGAGCTGACGCCCACCGCCGACGACGGCGTCTTCCGCTGGCTGGCCACCGTCTACGCCACCTCCAACCTGGCCATGGCCCGCGAGGAGCGGCGCCTCTGCCACTACGACGACTTCGCCCGCTCCGGCAACATCATCAACGGCGCCAACTGGCACACGGTGCCCGGCA gcATGAACGACTTCAGCTACCTGCACACCAACTGCTTCGAGATCACGGTGGAGCTGTCGTGCGACAAGTTCCCGCACGCCTCCGAGCTGCCCGGCGAGTGGGAGAACAACCGCGAGTCCCTGCTGCTCTACATGGAGCAG GTGCACCGCGGCATCAAGGGGGTGGTCCGCGACGCCGACACGGACCAGGGCATCGCCGACGCCATCATCTCGGTGGACGGCATCAACCACGACGTCCGCACGG CCTCTGACGGCGACTACTGGCGGCTGCTGAACCCGGGCGAGTACGAGGTgacggcgcgggcggcgggctaCGAGGAGGCGCGGCGGCCGTGCCGCGTGCCCTTCGAGAACGAGCCGGCGCCCTGCAGCTTCCGCCTGGCCAAGAcgccgcggcagcgccggcgcgAGCTGCtggcccgcggcgcccgcccgcccccggacCCGCCGctgcgcctgcgccgccgccgcctgcaccGCCTGCGCGcccaccgccgcccgccgccctga
- the LOC106485319 gene encoding N-acetyltransferase 8-like, whose protein sequence is MAQYRIRQYRDGDYEAVRTLFARGILELAPAAYRRLLTWGRAQLGLLALAAGVRAAAGGWAPALAAAALVLLAAWPLVRSLTTSYVRDALGADLRDIRASYLQAPDSGFWVAEAGGAVVGMVAAVPAAEPAALELKRMSVRRDQRGRGIARALAREVLRFAQARGYGAVVLYTSVVQTAAQRLYEGQGFRRVGAFSPSLLASLLHFQVLHYRCELPAAPPPAP, encoded by the coding sequence ATGGCGCAGTACCGCATCCGGCAGTACCGGGACGGCGACTACGAGGCGGTGCGGACCCTCTTTGCCCGCGGCATCCTGGAGCTCGCGCCGGCCGCCTACCGCCGCCTGCTGACGTGGGGGCGGGCGCAGCTggggctgctggcgctggcggcgggggtgcgggcggcggcgggcggctgggCGCCGGCGCTGGCTGCCGCGGCGCTGGTCCTGCTGGCCGCCTGGCCCCTGGTGCGCTCGCTCACCACCTCCTACGTGCGGGACGCGCTGGGTGCCGACCTGCGGGACATCCGCGCCTCCTACCTGCAGGCGCCCGACTCCGGCTTCTGGGTGGCGGAGGCCGGCGGGGCGGTGGTGGGCATggtggcggcggtgccggcggcggagccggcggcgctgGAGCTGAAGCGCATGTCGGTGCGGCGGgaccagcggggccgcggcatcGCCCGGGCGCTGGCGCGCGAGGTGCTGCGCTTCGCCCAGGCACGGGGCTacggcgccgtggtgctctacacCTCGGTGGTGCAGACGGCGGCGCAGCGGCTCTACGAGGGCCAGGGCTTCCGCAGGGTGGGAGCCTTCAGCCCCTCACTGCTCGCCAGCCTCCTGCACTTCCAGGTGCTGCACTACCGCTGCgagctgcccgccgccccgccgccagccccctgA
- the LOC136992214 gene encoding probable N-acetyltransferase camello, which translates to MADYRIRAYRDEDYEAVREVFAAGMSEYVPSLCLHVLKQPWVVLLLACTFCLLLASSRSLLLPVLALTLLLAVGRQLLGSCWSAYIERCLADDLRDIRATYMQSARSRFWVAEADDRVVGTAAVLPARAGRRELALKRVSVRKDYRGLGIATALCRTAVAFARQQQGCGALVLNTLMVQREARGLYERLGFRRDRRYVLPTLYGRLANCTVTEYRYELPAPR; encoded by the coding sequence ATGGCGGATTACCGGATCCGGGCGTACCGCGACGAGGACTACGAGGCGGTGCGCGAGGTGTTCGCCGCCGGCATGAGCGAGTACGTGCCCTCCTTGTGCCTGCACGTGCTGAAGCAGCCGTGGGTGGTGCTGCTGCTGGCCTGCACCTTCTGCCTGCTGCTCGCCAgctcccgctccctgctgctgcccgtCCTCGCCCTCACGCTGCTCCTGGCCGTGGGCCGGCAGCTCCTGGGCTCCTGCTGGAGCGCCTACATCGAGCGCTGCCTCGCCGACGACCTGCGCGACATCCGCGCCACCTACATGCAGAGCGCCCGCTCCCGCTTCTGGGTGGCCGAGGCGGACGACCGCGTGGTGGGCACGGCGGCCGTGCTGCCGGCCCGCGCCGGCCGGCGGGAGCTGGCGCTGAAGCGCGTGTCGGTGCGGAAGGACTACCGGGGCCTGGGCATCGCCACGGCGCTGTGCCGCACCGCCGTCGCCTTCGcccgccagcagcagggctgcggcgccCTGGTGCTCAACACGCTGATGGTGCAGCGCGAGGCCCGCGGCCTCTACGAGCGCCTGGGCTTCCGGCGCGACCGCCGCTACGTGCTGCCCACGCTCTACGGCCGCCTGGCCAACTGCACCGTCACCGAGTACCGCTACgagctgcccgcgccgcgctga